From bacterium, one genomic window encodes:
- the dprA gene encoding DNA-processing protein DprA, whose translation MDDRERLAWLGLCWGAEIGPAGFARLMAVYGSATTALQADEAALVNGEARLKQPQAAAMQRVRHTLDSFGRLAEQVRGNGAHVYFSPDADYPETLRELPHPPPVVCVKGRLLPADTLAVGIVGTRSPTHEGMGMAGKLATAAAADEFTVVSGLARGVDTAAHLGALNREGRTIAIIGSGIANITPPENEELAQRIIGVGAVISELSPVAQPTIPNLMARNRLISLFSRGVIVVECRATGGSLATAQAALQQGRRLYAVQWPEQDELREGNAQLLAQGAAAIAGPQDMGWVGLQLRTWERQAAEPEAPEEKPQLSLF comes from the coding sequence ATGGACGACCGCGAGCGCCTGGCATGGCTAGGGCTGTGCTGGGGTGCGGAGATCGGGCCGGCGGGGTTCGCCCGGCTCATGGCGGTCTACGGATCGGCGACGACGGCGCTGCAGGCCGATGAGGCCGCGCTCGTCAACGGCGAGGCGCGCCTCAAGCAGCCACAGGCCGCGGCGATGCAGCGCGTCCGGCACACGCTCGACAGCTTCGGTCGCCTGGCGGAGCAGGTGCGGGGCAACGGGGCCCATGTCTACTTCAGCCCCGACGCAGACTACCCCGAGACGTTGCGCGAGCTGCCGCATCCCCCCCCGGTCGTGTGCGTGAAGGGCCGACTGCTGCCGGCGGATACGCTGGCCGTGGGCATCGTGGGCACGCGCAGCCCGACCCATGAGGGCATGGGCATGGCCGGCAAGCTGGCGACAGCGGCCGCGGCCGATGAGTTCACCGTGGTCAGCGGCCTGGCGCGCGGTGTGGACACCGCCGCTCACCTGGGGGCGCTCAACCGCGAGGGGCGCACCATCGCCATCATTGGCAGCGGGATTGCCAACATCACGCCACCCGAGAACGAGGAGCTGGCCCAGCGCATCATCGGGGTCGGCGCCGTCATCTCCGAGCTGTCCCCCGTCGCCCAGCCCACCATCCCCAACCTGATGGCCCGCAACCGCCTGATCTCGCTCTTCTCGCGCGGAGTCATCGTGGTGGAGTGCCGCGCCACGGGTGGGAGCCTCGCCACCGCCCAGGCGGCCCTGCAACAGGGCCGGCGGCTGTATGCGGTGCAGTGGCCCGAGCAGGACGAGTTGCGCGAGGGCAATGCCCAGCTCCTGGCTCAGGGCGCGGCGGCCATCGCCGGCCCGCAGGACATGGGGTGGGTGGGCCTGCAGTTGCGCACCTGGGAGCGACAGGCCGCCGAGCCCGAGGCACCCGAGGAGAAGCCGCAGTTGTCGCTGTTCTGA
- a CDS encoding site-2 protease family protein: MTWSFQIGKLFGIPLRIHVTFFLLLLLVAAPTQAMSGMGRVSGVLFVVALFACVIIHELAHSLMARKYGVPVRYIILLPIGGVAMMERMPDDPHQELNVAVVGPLASLAIAVVLSAIVFVMGGNVQTFLSPLHAGGASFVARLAWVNIMLAGFNILPAFPMDGGRVLRALLAFHMDYAAATHTAAIVGQTLAIVGGVFAFFTHEWFLVLIALFIYMGATSEDTQVRVRRTLREVPAWQAMVNDFRALDKDDTLAEAFQYAGHSYQHDFPVVDEGHLVGLVTRHALIAGMQEHGGDTTVAEVMVGDPCRVGPNDSLADVFQEISTGACPVAAVVDEGRMVGLVTPESVNQYLMALAYQRRPSV, encoded by the coding sequence ATGACCTGGTCGTTCCAGATCGGGAAGCTGTTTGGCATTCCCCTGCGCATCCATGTGACGTTCTTTCTGCTGCTGCTCCTGGTGGCAGCGCCGACGCAGGCAATGAGTGGGATGGGCCGCGTCTCCGGCGTGCTGTTCGTGGTGGCGCTGTTCGCGTGTGTCATCATCCACGAGCTGGCGCACAGCCTGATGGCGCGCAAGTACGGCGTGCCGGTGCGCTACATCATCCTGCTGCCCATCGGCGGCGTCGCCATGATGGAGCGCATGCCTGATGACCCGCACCAGGAACTCAACGTGGCCGTGGTGGGGCCGCTGGCCAGCCTGGCCATTGCCGTCGTCCTCAGCGCCATCGTCTTCGTGATGGGCGGCAATGTGCAGACGTTCCTGAGCCCCCTGCACGCCGGGGGCGCGTCCTTCGTGGCGCGGCTGGCCTGGGTCAACATCATGCTGGCCGGGTTCAACATCCTCCCGGCCTTCCCCATGGACGGCGGCCGCGTGCTGCGGGCGCTGCTGGCCTTCCACATGGACTATGCCGCCGCCACGCACACCGCCGCCATCGTCGGCCAGACCCTGGCCATCGTCGGGGGAGTGTTCGCGTTCTTCACCCACGAGTGGTTCCTCGTCCTCATCGCGCTGTTCATCTACATGGGCGCGACGTCCGAGGACACGCAGGTGCGGGTGCGGCGGACGCTGCGCGAGGTGCCCGCATGGCAGGCCATGGTCAACGACTTCCGTGCCCTCGACAAGGATGACACGCTGGCGGAAGCCTTCCAGTATGCGGGCCACAGCTACCAGCACGACTTCCCGGTGGTGGATGAGGGGCACCTCGTGGGGCTGGTCACGCGGCATGCGCTGATCGCCGGGATGCAGGAGCACGGGGGCGATACGACGGTGGCGGAAGTCATGGTCGGCGACCCATGTCGGGTCGGCCCCAACGATAGCCTAGCCGACGTGTTCCAGGAGATCTCGACCGGCGCCTGCCCCGTCGCGGCTGTGGTGGACGAAGGGCGGATGGTGGGGTTGGTGACGCCCGAGAGCGTGAATCAGTACCTGATGGCGTTGGCGTACCAGCGGCGACCGAGCGTGTAG
- a CDS encoding right-handed parallel beta-helix repeat-containing protein: MASLEITVGLKRADITGSDHLALQAAVDAVHALGGGTVRILPGVYGMGNSLFLRPRIRLVGGGEDTVLRKTPSACTKLIEDLDWYGRVVPVKDPSIFRVGGGLLLRGQSPHSGERQIVKRTVIAIEGHHVTIDRDPRKNFWIAPSVAPAEGAPAFTGAEAATLYPLISGENVTDISVAGLTLDGNRAATEHLDGNHGGGVFLQDCERVTIRQVTSRDNHGDGISWQVCHDVTVEGCRLLDNADLGLHPGSGSQRPVIRGNLCRGNDQGIFFCWGVKHGLAEGNTIEDSRKFGLSIGHRDTDNVIRDNVIRRSAVHGVIFREHHHPGRDPHRNVLERNTIEDSGGKGDCIAVEMLGRAEGVVLRGNVIRDTRRKSRSRRRLGLRIGPGIRKLTLEDTCFAGLEEEIVDLR, encoded by the coding sequence GTGGCGTCACTGGAGATCACTGTCGGACTGAAGCGCGCGGACATCACCGGCAGCGACCACCTCGCCCTGCAGGCGGCTGTGGACGCCGTACACGCTCTGGGCGGCGGCACCGTCCGCATCCTGCCCGGTGTGTATGGCATGGGCAACTCGCTGTTCCTGCGGCCTCGGATACGCCTCGTGGGCGGCGGCGAGGACACCGTCTTGCGCAAGACGCCGTCGGCCTGCACGAAGCTGATCGAGGACCTGGATTGGTACGGCCGCGTCGTGCCCGTGAAGGACCCCTCGATCTTCCGCGTGGGCGGGGGCCTGCTGTTGCGCGGGCAGTCGCCACACTCGGGCGAGCGGCAGATCGTCAAGCGCACCGTCATCGCCATCGAGGGGCACCACGTCACCATTGATCGCGACCCGCGCAAGAACTTCTGGATTGCCCCGAGCGTGGCCCCCGCGGAGGGTGCACCGGCGTTCACGGGAGCCGAGGCCGCCACGCTCTATCCGCTCATCAGCGGCGAGAACGTCACTGACATCTCCGTCGCGGGCCTGACCCTCGACGGCAACCGGGCCGCGACCGAGCACCTGGACGGCAACCACGGCGGGGGCGTGTTCCTGCAGGATTGCGAGCGGGTGACGATCCGCCAAGTGACCAGCCGCGACAACCACGGCGACGGGATCAGTTGGCAGGTCTGCCATGATGTTACCGTCGAGGGCTGCCGGCTGCTGGACAACGCCGACCTGGGGCTCCATCCTGGCAGCGGCTCACAGCGCCCGGTGATCCGCGGCAACCTGTGCCGTGGCAACGACCAGGGGATCTTCTTCTGCTGGGGCGTCAAGCACGGGCTGGCCGAGGGCAACACCATCGAGGACAGCCGCAAGTTCGGCCTCTCGATCGGGCATCGCGACACCGACAACGTCATCCGCGACAATGTCATCCGGCGCAGCGCCGTGCACGGGGTGATCTTCCGGGAGCATCACCATCCCGGCCGCGACCCGCACCGCAATGTGCTCGAGCGCAACACCATCGAGGACAGCGGAGGCAAGGGCGACTGCATCGCTGTTGAGATGTTGGGGCGTGCCGAGGGCGTCGTCCTGCGCGGCAATGTGATCCGCGATACGCGCCGCAAGAGCCGGAGTCGACGCCGCCTCGGCCTGCGCATCGGTCCGGGCATCCGGAAGCTCACGCTTGAGGACACCTGCTTTGCGGGCCTCGAGGAAGAGATCGTGGACCTGCGCTGA
- a CDS encoding PD-(D/E)XK nuclease family protein: protein MLPDEPYQLPPEFRQQPLAARALEDYALCPRRFLLSFFVGREEERRFHGGPAALHTAVRHALVECHGRGGPHLAPVESLLDSFEAHWQGDLCADSIEEQQLHDQGRGMLQDYHDDHRGDTVEVVATDQRFEAAIEGQAFVAVADVVLQPHDGGREVVRFVTARRPLDEDQLRADLSAQVLWLLAHEHYDTSPDLPSRVGARVLTRADTDAPLRVLFYSLRQRLAHEVVLSPEQADLARRDLATRAARLYREHDFAPVKGSQCRYCRVRRRCPLWQR from the coding sequence ATGCTGCCTGACGAGCCCTACCAACTCCCACCCGAGTTCCGACAGCAACCGCTGGCAGCACGCGCGCTGGAAGACTACGCGCTATGCCCGCGCCGCTTCCTGCTCTCGTTCTTTGTCGGCCGCGAGGAAGAGCGCCGCTTCCACGGCGGTCCGGCGGCGCTGCACACGGCTGTGCGTCACGCCCTCGTGGAATGCCATGGTCGCGGCGGTCCGCACCTGGCTCCCGTCGAGAGTCTCCTCGACAGCTTCGAGGCCCACTGGCAGGGCGACCTGTGCGCCGACAGTATTGAGGAGCAGCAACTCCACGACCAGGGCCGGGGCATGCTGCAGGACTACCACGACGATCACCGCGGCGACACGGTCGAAGTGGTCGCTACCGACCAGCGCTTCGAAGCCGCGATCGAGGGTCAGGCCTTCGTCGCCGTGGCGGACGTCGTGCTGCAGCCGCACGACGGCGGTCGGGAAGTGGTTCGCTTCGTCACCGCCCGTCGCCCACTGGACGAGGACCAGCTCCGCGCCGACCTGTCGGCCCAGGTGCTCTGGCTGCTGGCGCACGAGCACTACGACACGAGCCCCGACCTCCCGAGCCGCGTGGGCGCGCGTGTCCTCACGCGCGCAGATACGGACGCGCCCCTCCGCGTCCTCTTCTACTCCCTCCGCCAGCGCCTCGCCCACGAGGTGGTGCTCTCGCCCGAGCAGGCTGACCTCGCCCGCCGCGACCTCGCCACCCGCGCGGCCCGCCTGTACCGCGAGCACGACTTCGCCCCCGTCAAGGGGAGCCAGTGCCGCTACTGCCGCGTGCGCCGCAGGTGTCCGCTGTGGCAACGCTAG
- a CDS encoding mechanosensitive ion channel family protein, translating to MLEAISNYANQIWSSTLTNRIVWAICIGIVTELLVWLLNRRLRRAFGPVLQRDVVLDATERVRRRRIILGLPLLLVRAVLYGLALIVVLRYLGFNTSAELVPLTVCLLAVAVAIGWQALLDAVAGYFIAYDNLFATGDRVTIGDLSGTVVEAGLRHTRLRAADNRELIIANHTIKQVINHTRTGEIERRAAR from the coding sequence ATGCTCGAAGCCATCAGCAACTACGCCAACCAGATCTGGAGTTCGACCCTGACCAACCGTATCGTGTGGGCCATCTGCATCGGTATCGTCACCGAGTTGCTGGTCTGGCTGCTCAACCGGCGGCTGCGCCGCGCCTTCGGCCCCGTGCTCCAGCGCGATGTGGTTCTGGACGCCACCGAGCGCGTCCGCCGTCGCCGCATCATCCTGGGGCTGCCGCTGCTGCTCGTGCGCGCGGTCCTGTACGGCCTCGCCCTCATCGTCGTGCTGCGCTACCTGGGCTTCAACACCAGCGCCGAGCTGGTGCCGCTCACCGTGTGTTTGCTAGCCGTGGCCGTCGCCATCGGCTGGCAGGCGCTGCTCGACGCCGTGGCGGGCTACTTCATCGCCTACGACAACCTGTTCGCCACCGGCGACCGGGTCACCATTGGCGACCTGAGCGGCACGGTGGTGGAGGCGGGCCTGCGTCACACCCGCCTGCGGGCCGCCGACAACCGCGAGCTGATCATCGCCAACCACACGATCAAGCAGGTCATCAACCACACGCGCACCGGGGAGATCGAGCGCCGCGCCGCGCGGTAG